The Camelina sativa cultivar DH55 chromosome 14, Cs, whole genome shotgun sequence genome includes a window with the following:
- the LOC104741074 gene encoding polygalacturonase 1 beta-like protein 1 — MLKQFVFLLPFFSCLFFHVVMAGGEQLSNGGFSPETNPFTPKASLVRYWNKQIQNKSPGSAFLLSKASPLTAVASATFAKLASQNSLPDRLPDFCSAANLFCFPDLGPTLDKHSNDVKFSVYDQRNFTNYGTTRPGGADSFQKYSQNGNVVTDSFRRYSRDAAGHDDSFTGYADNSNVVDENFNSYGTSATGGSDEFKTYQSGVNNPTSRFTAYSDDGNGRAQTFKTYTHKGNAGPGQSFTSYGKNGNGAPNEFSSYGVSSNVIGSDFSNYGENANAANDTFKGYGGDGNVPRNNFKSYGASGNAAVDTFLNYRDKANVGDDTFSSYAKNSNSQKVNFVNYGKSFNPGSESFTGYGKGAEGNKIDFKTYTKNSTFKDYAKTGVGFARYNQSKLRDGKTVNKWVEPGKFFRESMLKEGTLIWMPDIKDKMPKRSFLPRSIVSKLPFSTSKIAEIKRVFHARDNSTMEGIITDAVTECERLPTVGETKRCVGSAEDIIDFATSVLGRSVVVRTTESVAGSKQKVMIGNVKGINGGNVTKSVSCHQSLYPYLLYYCHSVPKVRVYEADLLDPKSKAKINHGIGICHMDTSAWGASHGAFVSLGSRPGQIEVCHWIFENDMNWAIAD; from the exons atgctcaaacaatttgtttttctcctaCCCTTCTTCTCGTGTCTCTTCTTCCAT GTAGTTATGGCCGGAGGAGAACAGTTAAGTAACGGCGGTTTTTCGCCGGAGACGAATCCGTTCACGCCAAAAGCCTCTCTAGTACGTTACTGGAACAAACAGATCCAAAACAAATCACCAGGCTCAGCCTTTCTCCTCTCCAAAGCTTCACCACTAACCGCCGTAGCCTCCGCCACTTTCGCCAAACTCGCCTCCCAAAATTCACTTCCCGATCGCCTCCCTGACTTCTGCTCCGCCGCTAATCTCTTTTGTTTCCCCGATTTGGGTCCGACCCTCGACAAACACAGCAACGACGTTAAGTTCTCTGTTTACGACCAACGAAACTTCACCAACTACGGCACGACACGCCCCGGCGGCGCAGACTCGTTCCAGAAATATTCACAAAACGGCAACGTAGTAACCGACTCTTTCCGGCGATACAGCCGCGACGCCGCCGGTCACGACGATTCGTTCACAGGCTACGCCGATAACAGCAACGTCGTAGATGAAAACTTCAACTCCTACGGGACATCAGCCACCGGCGGCTCCGACGAGTTTAAAACCTATCAATCCGGAGTCAACAATCCAACGAGTCGTTTCACGGCGTATTCCGACGACGGAAACGGCCGTGCTCAGACGTTCAAAACCTACACTCACAAAGGCAACGCCGGACCGGGTCAATCTTTCACCAGTTACGGCAAAAACGGTAACGGAGCTCCGAACGAGTTCTCTTCCTACGGCGTCTCCTCCAATGTAATCGGATCTGACTTCTCCAACTACGGCGAAAACGCTAACGCAGCCAATGACACTTTTAAAGGCTACGGCGGCGACGGCAATGTTCCTCGGAATAACTTTAAAAGCTACGGTGCCTCAGGGAACGCTGCGGTTGACACATTCTTGAATTATAGAGATAAGGCAAACGTAGGGGACGATACGTTCTCGTCGTATGCCAAGAACTCTAACTCTCAGAAGGTTAATTTTGTGAACTACGGTAAGTCTTTTAATCCCGGTTCGGAATCGTTCACCGGTTATGGTAAAGGAGCTGAGGGAAACAAGATTGACTTCAAGACGTATACAAAGAACTCAACGTTCAAGGATTACGCCAAAACCGGAGTCGGATTCGCGAGATACAACCAGAGTAAACTCCGCGATGGTAAAACCGTGAATAAGTGGGTTGAGCCTGGCAAGTTCTTTAGAGAATCGATGCTTAAAGAAGGTACATTGATTTGGATGCCTGACATCAAGGATAAAATGCCGAAAAGGTCATTTCTGCCCCGTAGCATTGTCTCGAAACTACCGTTTTCGACATCGAAAATCGCAGAAATAAAGCGTGTTTTCCACGCTAGGGATAACTCGACGATGGAAGGGATCATTACTGATGCGGTAACGGAATGCGAGAGATTGCCTACGGTCGGAGAGACGAAGCGATGTGTCGGATCAGCGGAAGATATAATTGATTTCGCGACATCGGTTCTAGGTCGAAGTGTGGTAGTCCGAACGACAGAGAGTGTAGCTGGATCAAAACAGAAAGTTATGATTGGGAATGTCAAAGGAATCAACGGTGGAAATGTGACAAAGTCAGTGTCATGTCATCAGAGTTTGTATCCTTACTTACTCTACTACTGTCACTCTGTGCCTAAAGTTCGGGTCTACGAAGCGGATCTTTTAGACCCTAAGAGTAAAGCCAAGATCAACCATGGTATTGGTATATGTCACATGGACACTTCAGCTTGGGGTGCGAGCCATGGAGCTTTCGTGTCGCTTGGATCCAGGCCGGGTCAGATCGAGGTCTGCCATTGGATCTTTGAGAATGATATGAATTGGGCCATCGCCGATTAA
- the LOC104741078 gene encoding aldehyde dehydrogenase family 2 member B7, mitochondrial, which yields MASRKVSSLLARSFMSSSPSLLSLRGMNRGVQRYSNFAAALENTITPPVKVEHTQLLINGRFVDAASGKTFPTLDPRNGEVIAQVAEGDAEDVNRAVAAARKAFDEGPWPRMTAYERSRILFRFADLIEKHNDEIAALETWDNGKPFEQAAQIEVPMLARVFRYYAGWADKIHGMTVPADGPHHVQTLHEPIGVAGQIIPWNFPLLMLSWKLGPALACGNTIVLKTAEQTPLSALLVGRLLHEAGLPEGVVNIVSGFGATAGAAIASHMDVDKVAFTGSTDVGKIILELASKSNLKAVTLELGGKSPFIVCEDADVDQAVELAHFALFFNQGQCCCAGSRTFVHERVYDEFVEKAKARAANRAVGDPFNSGIEQGPQVDSEQFKKILKYIKYGVEAGATLQTGGDRLGSKGYYIQPTVFSDVKDDMLIATDEIFGPVQTILKFKDLDEVIARANNSRYGLASGVFTQNLDTANRLMRALRVGTVWINCFDVLDATIPFGGYKMSGIGREKGLYSLSNYLQVKAVVTALKNPAWL from the exons ATGGCGTCAAGAAAAGTTTCTTCGTTGCTCGCTCGCTCCTTCATGTCCTCCTCGCCTTCTCTGTTATCTCTTAGAG GTATGAACAGAGGAGTACAGAGATACAGTAATTTCGCTGCTGCTCTTGAAAACACTATTACTCCACCTGTGAAAGTTGAACACACTCAGCTCTTAATCAATGGAAGATTCGTTGATGCAGCCTCTG GGAAAACTTTTCCTACTCTGGATCCAAGAAATGGTGAAGTGATTGCTCAGGTGGCTGAAGGTGATGCAGAAGACGTGAACCGTGCGGTTGCAGCTGCACGCAAGGCTTTTGATGAAGGACCATGGCCTAGAATGACAGCTTAT GAGAGGTCAAGGATACTGTTTCGGTTCGCTGACTTGATCGAGAAACATAATGATGAGATCGCTGCTCTTGAGACTTGGGATAATGGGAAACCTTTTGAACAAGCTGCTCAGATTGAAGTGCCAATGCTTGCTAGGGTGTTCCGATACTATGCTG GTTGGGCAGACAAGATTCATGGAATGACAGTTCCAGCAGATGGTCCACACCATGTGCAGACCTTGCATGAGCCTATAGGTGTCGCTGGACAAATCATCCCATGGAACTTCCCTCTTCTCATGCTTTCTTGGAAACTTGGACCAGCTTTAGCTTGTGGAAACACCATTGTTCTCAAGACGGCTGAGCAAACTCCTTTATCTGCTCTTCTTGTTGGAAGACTACTTCATGAG GCTGGACTTCCTGAAGGAGTTGTGAATATAGTTTCTGGATTTGGTGCTACAGCTGGTGCAGCCATAGCTAGTCACATGGACGTAGATAAG GTTGCTTTCACCGGGTCTACTGACGTCGGGAAGATCATTCTTGAGTTGGCTTCAAAAAGCAACCTTAAGGCAGTGACACTTGAGCTAGGAGGAAAGTCACCATTCATTGTATGTGAAGATGCTGATGTGGATCAGGCCGTTGAGCTTGCACATTTCGCTTTGTTCTTTAACCAG GGACAATGCTGCTGTGCTGGCTCGCGTACATTTGTACATGAACGCGTGTACGATGAGTTTGTAGAGAAAGCTAAAGCTCGTGCAGCCAATCGCGCTGTTGGAGATCCCTTCAATTCAGGCATTGAGCAAGGTCCTCAG gTTGACTCAGAGCAATTCAAGAAGATCCTAAAGTACATTAAATATGGAGTTGAGGCTGGAGCCACATTACAAACTGGAGGTGACCGGCTTGGTTCCAAGGGTTACTACATTCAACCAACCGTCTTCTCAGACGTGAAA GATGACATGCTCATAGCTACAGACGAGATATTCGGGCCAGTTCAAACCATACTGAAGTTCAA GGATCTTGATGAGGTGATTGCAAGGGCAAACAACTCGAGGTATGGTTTAGCTTCAGGAGTGTTTACACAGAATCTGGACACAGCAAACCGACTGATGCGAGCCCTCAGGGTTGGAACCGTTTGGATTAACTGTTTTGATGTACTTGATGCCACAATTCCATTTGGAGGATACAAGATGAGTGGCATTGGAAGAGAGAAGGGTCTTTACAGTCTTAGCAACTACTTGCAAGTCAAGGCTGTTGTCACTGCCCTTAAGAATCCGGCCTGgctctaa
- the LOC104741075 gene encoding F-box protein SKIP22-like gives MKLRLRLHETRETLKLELADTGTLHDLRRRINPTAPSSVHLSLNRKDELLASSPEDTLRSLGVTSGDLIYYSLDQSAFVTSDQVGESSNLELGSKSNPVAAVQDSMGIGFAEVVNVVPDQAKLNPNSTVEDPAEGSKTGMEGPEPMDVEELDDMELAAAESKRLSEPFFLRNILLEKSGDTSELTTLASSVHAVMLESGFVLFDSGSDKFSFSEKLLTVSLKYTLPELIKSKDTNTIESVTVKFQNLGHWVVVYGTVGGSSSGGVHVNLDKRRFVPIIDMVMDTLKSDKEGSSTIYRQVFMFWRMVKDSLVMPLLIGLCDKAGLEPPPCLMRLPTELKLKILELLPGVSVAKMGCLCTEMRYLASDNDLWKQKCLEEAKNVVGTGEGDLVNWKARFADFWRHNQLAAAWRHKQFPRRDVSTGRSAMRFPRIIGDPSTWFNGDRLYGSIGIHPGLPARGFGGRTWGQRFTPGCNFGGLN, from the coding sequence ATGAAGCTACGGTTGAGACTTCACGAGACGagagaaaccctaaaacttGAATTGGCCGATACAGGAACTCTCCACGATCTCCGACGACGTATCAATCCCACGGCGCCTTCCTCCGTTCATCTTTCGCTTAATCGTAAAGACGAGCTCCTCGCGTCTTCGCCGGAGGATACGCTCCGATCTCTTGGCGTAACATCCGGTGACCTTATCTACTACTCTCTCGATCAATCTGCTTTTGTCACATCGGATCAGGTTGGGGAGTCGTCGAATTTGGAATTGGGATCGAAGAGTAATCCGGTGGCGGCTGTTCAAGATTCAATGGGTATTGGATTCGCAGAGGTTGTTAATGTTGTCCCTGATCAAGCCAAATTGAATCCGAATTCCACCGTAGAAGATCCAGCAGAAGGATCCAAGACGGGTATGGAGGGTCCAGAGCCGATGGATGTGGAGGAGCTTGATGACATGGAGCTCGCTGCCGCTGAAAGCAAAAGGTTAAGTGAACCATTCTTCTTGAGAAATATATTGCTTGAGAAATCTGGTGATACCAGTGAATTGACGACTTTGGCTTCATCGGTTCATGCGGTTATGTTAGAATCTGGATTCGTGCTGTTCGATTCAGGGTCTGATAAGTTTAGCTTTTCAGAGAAGTTACTTACGGTGTCCCTAAAGTATACTCTGCCTGAGCTGATTAAGTCTAAGGATACCAATACAATCGAGTCTGTGACTGTGAAGTTTCAGAACTTAGGCCATTGGGTTGTAGTTTACGGAACTGTAGGTGGGTCTAGTAGTGGGGGAGTTCACGTGAATCTTGATAAGCGTAGGTTTGTGCCCATTATTGATATGGTTATGGATACTTTGAAGTCTGACAAAGAAGGCTCTTCGACGATCTACCGTCAAGTGTTCATGTTCTGGAGAATGGTAAAAGATAGTCTTGTTATGCCGTTGTTGATTGGTCTTTGCGATAAAGCTGGCCTGGAACCTCCACCATGCTTGATGCGCTTGCCAACAGAGCTAAAGCTGAAGATACTAGAGTTGCTTCCCGGCGTGAGTGTTGCGAAGATGGGTTGCCTTTGTACCGAGATGCGGTATTTGGCTTCAGACAATGACTTGTGGAAACAGAAGTGCTTGGAAGAAGCTAAAAATGTTGTTGGGACAGGAGAGGGTGATTTGGTTAATTGGAAGGCAAGATTTGCTGATTTTTGGAGGCATAACCAGCTTGCTGCTGCCTGGAGGCATAAACAGTTTCCAAGAAGGGATGTTTCCACGGGAAGAAGCGCTATGCGATTCCCTCGGATCATTGGAGACCCTTCCACATGGTTTAATGGGGATCGCTTGTATGGATCCATTGGTATTCACCCGGGACTACCAGCACGTGGGTTTGGCGGACGAACATGGGGTCAGCGGTTTACTCCCGGATGCAACTTTGGGGGACTCAACTAG
- the LOC104741079 gene encoding uncharacterized protein LOC104741079, translating to MAALAPGILQKLIDGMKTGVKPTGEHRSSLLQVTDIVPVDLDEKNLLPKQGFFIKVSDSSHSIYVSLPSDQDDVVLSNKMQLGQFIYVDRLDPGTPVPVIKGARPIPGRHPLLGTPEPLMSTRGKGERESGTRPRRGSWGQNGDVSSPFVLKPAPLDFDQCTPAKHRLGNGRFTAASPVVMTRGRSPGGVRCSYGGGVLSKMSESPAAMMRKSCVVPPTSKFPRSRSVCDRGMLAKNSVSSVLVTPFKSSAKKSDSPPPSMRTRRATAAAIVEDERDAPKSTSKMVSPKYKLEKPEKGLSLPGRLGTLSKEAIQQRETAQKIALQALREATTTETVVRHLKTFANLNKSAKADCPAACFDKFLEFHSQISETMNEIASIEAAASSATTTTENKSENASSVILHEIHHNSNDHEKTTAKRRILLKQQQSHKQLRSNDENKNPAAPSSSSGLVNTARLIKEIEKEAANWFMEFIEKALEKGMKKCKGSGDADVKKVPQSLILKVVNWVEAEQSADNTRRPVHPKASHITRKLRIKLKNP from the exons atggcggcTTTAGCACCAGGGATCCTTCAAAAGCTAATCGACGGTATGAAAACCGGAGTTAAACCGACCGGAGAACACAGAAGCTCGTTACTACAAGTCACAGATATCGTCCCCGTCGATCTTGACGAGAAGAATCTATTACCCAAACAAGGCTTCTTCATTAAAGTCTCTGATTCTTCTCATTCGATCTACGTTAGCCTGCCTTCGGATCAAGACGACGTGGTTCTAAGCAACAAGATGCAGTTGGGTCAGTTTATATACGTTGATCGGCTCGATCCAGGGACACCTGTTCCGGTTATCAAAGGCGCTAGGCCGATTCCTGGACGGCATCCTCTGCTTGGTACACCTGAGCCGTTGATGAGTACGAGAGGAAAAGGTGAGAGAGAGTCTGGTACGAGACCGAGGAGAGGTTCTTGGGGTCAGAACGGTGACGTTTCGTCTCCGTTTGTGTTAAAGCCTGCGCCTTTGGATTTTGATCAGTGTACGCCGGCGAAACATAGGCTTGGTAATGGGAGATTCACGGCGGCGTCTCCTGTTGTTATGACTAGAGGGAGATCACCTGGTGGAGTTAGGTGCTCTTATGGTGGAGGGGTTTTGTCGAAAATGTCAGAGAGTCCTGCTGCGATGATGAGGAAGAGCTGTGTTGTTCCGCCGACTTCGAAGTTTCCGAGAAGCAGAAGTGTTTGCGATAGAGGGATGTTGGCCAAGaactctgtttcctctgttcttgTTACTCCTTTTAAATCCTCT GCAAAGAAAAGCGATTCACCACCTCCGAGTATGCGTACTAGGAGAGCAACAGCAGCTGCTATAGTGGAAGATGAAAGAGATGCTCCAAAATCTACCTCGAAGATGGTTTCTCCAAAGTATAAGTTGGAAAAACCAGAGAAGGGTTTGAGTCTACCAGGAAGACTTGGCACACTGAGCAAG GAAGCTATACAGCAGCGAGAGACGGCTCAGAAGATAGCTCTTCAAGCATTGAGAGAAGCTACAACCACAGAAACAGTCGTTCGTCATCTCAA GACATTTGCAAATCTGAACAAATCAGCAAAAGCTGATTGTCCAGCTGCGTGCTTTGACAAGTTCTTGGAGTTTCACAGCCAGATATCTGAAACCATGAACGAAATAGCGTCGATTGAAGCAGCTGCTTCAtctgctactactactactgagAACAAATCTGAGAATGCATCGTCAGTGATACTACACGAAATCCATCATAACTCTAATGATCATGAGAAAACCACAGCAAAGAGAAGAATTCTCTTGAAGCAGCAGCAAAgtcacaagcaactgagatcaAACGATGAGAACAAGAACCCTGcagctccttcttcttcttccgggtTAGTAAACACGGCGAGGTTGATTaaagagatagaaaaagaaGCTGCAAACTGGTTCATGGAGTTTATAGAAAAGGCTTTGGAGAAAGGGATGAAGAAGTGTAAAGGCTCAGGTGATGCAGATGTCAAGAAGGTTCCGCAGTCTCTGATTCTCAAAGTTGTAAACTGGGTGGAAGCAGAACAGTCTGCTGATAACACGAGACGACCAGTTCATCCAAAAGCATCACATATCACTAGAAAGCTCAGGATCAAACTGAAGAATCCTTGA
- the LOC104741073 gene encoding uncharacterized protein At4g28440, translating to MADTTTKAGLKKPVFTKVDQLRPGTSGHNVTVKIVSTKMVLQKGRADGPQARQLRISECILGDETGVVVFTARNDQVDLMKEGSTVTLRNAKIDMYKGSMRLAVDKWGRVEVTEPASFKVKEDTNMSLIEYELVNVVE from the exons ATGGCAGATACCACCACCAAAGCCGGGTTGAAAAAGCCAGTTTTCACAAAGGTTGATCAGCTGCGTCCTGGGACTAGCGGACACAATGTCACCGTGAAGATCGTTAGCACCAAGATGGTGTTACAGAAAGGTCGTGCTGATGGTCCTCAGGCTCGCCAGTTGCGTATTTCTGAATGCATTCTTGGAGACGAGACTGGAGTTGTCGTCTTTACAGCAAGAAATGACCAAG TGGACCTAATGAAAGAGGGATCCACTGTAACTCTACGCAATGCCAAAATCGACATGTATAAAGGATCAATGAGGCTAGCTGTAGACAAGTGGGGTCGTGTTGAAGTTACAGAGCCTGCGAGCTTCAAAGTGAAAGAAGACACCAACATGTCTCTTATCGAGTATGAGCTCGTCAACGTCGTTGAATAA